The Epinephelus fuscoguttatus linkage group LG7, E.fuscoguttatus.final_Chr_v1 DNA window TGTTTGATGAGTCACAGGACTGATTCCGACCGTACGGTGTGAACAGGCAGAGATGGAGGCAAACACAAGATGAGATGAAAATGCCTCAGTGAATAAACAGCACAGTGACAGTGAAGGtaacacaggagagaaactttAAATATGTAGaagtttatttgtattatttaataaagaaaacatcTTTAGCTACGGCTGATCATTTAGAGTTTGGtgatgaagacaaaaaaaggatTAAAATAGACTTGTGTGAGAGCTGAAGACTGGAGCTGGATGATCGTCATGGCGAATTGTTTATAGATGCTATGAGATGCAGAGAGCagaagagctgctgctgctgctgctgctatgaGGGGTCATTAATTAGATCAGGCCAAGGGCCAGAATTTTTCTAAGCAGACACTGTGGGGACCGAACTCCTGTATGTGGGCACCTGATTATGTTTTAAACCTTGAAAGATACATAATCAATGAGGGTCTGAGGCAGGGTCGCCACGTTAATGTGTAAAACTAAGGGACACTTTCTCTGTATCCCCATGCCTGGGGACACAAATCAAGAGGGGTCTGGGCGTCCTCCCAGAGGGGAAATAAAAGAGTCAACTATTGTAAAATGTGCATCAGCCATATTGAGGATAATAAAAACATCAGATCAAAGACGTGAGCAAAATGTTTGGTCTGTCACAATAAAGTATTTGGTATATTTGAAAGAAGTAAGATGGGCAAGGGATCAGCAGGAATCCTGAAGTTaaactttttaagacctttttcaAGAAATTTTCCACAGCCTACATTTTAAGACCTCGTCGCCACTTTGAGATCTAACAGGTTACACCAGAGGcatattttaatttacatttactATAGATGTCACGACTAAACAGTGTAAAGAGTAGTTCCTGATAGCGCCTTGGACCACTGTGTCCATGCAACTTgattcagacagacaggtgggaaTAACTGCATGAGGTGGAAGTGACGTATACACTGAGAGATTTAGAGCTAAACCTTGTTTGTAGGTCGAGGCTAATATTAGTGATCATATTATATTAATTGTAGGCACATTTGTAAGCTTAATAAGGCTTagcctaattaattaattagttagCCTATGCTGATGAATTTTATTAGCATTCTTTTAAATTAGCTCACATTTgagccatttttttttagcatgaattgtgcagcagtttgtaaagtctgttttaatattgacagagtgacagaggtGAACTACTGAACACAGCATCTTCACAGATTATTAATATCTTAGTCAGGATGTTGCTTTTTTACTTTATGACATTTAGTATTTTGGTATTTTCCTCATGAGATTACTGAATCTGGTGCATCATTACCGCTAATAATAAGCTGACAGATGGATTTATAACTCACAGGTCAAACTTACATATTTGGGGATGTTAAATCATTTCTAATAAAATTGTTTCCAGTTCTGTTgctaagaaaaaagaaaaaaagagatatCCTAAATAGTGTAATGTATTTCTTCCCCTCCTCAGAATCTCTGAATGAATTAATATTCTATGGGCCAGTTGGAAAGCTTTGGCGGGCCAGATGTGGCCCGTGGGCCGCCAGTTGACGATCACTGGTCAagataatttcaggtttgcatttGTGAGAAGAACTTTCATGCTGTCAGAGACCACAATCTGAActtccactctctctgtctcagactCCACCAGGTGTATTTTGACGCCCCCACCTGTAAGGACGCAGACAAAGAGCGTGTTTTCCTTGTTGGTGACTACTCCTCCTCGGCCGAGTTCTTTGTCACCATCGGCGTCTTTGCCTTCCTCTACTCCACGGCGGCTCTCAGTATCTACGTCTTCTTCTTCGACAAGTACAAGGAGAACAACAAGGGCCCGCTGATCGTAAGTTTACCCACCTGATGCCATCTCTGACAGGTGACCTGACTGGTGACCTCatacactctgtgtgtgtgtgtgtgtgtgtgtgtgtgtgtgtgtgtgtgtgtgtgtgtgtgttcgttcaGGACCTGGGTGTGACCGCGGTGTTTGCCTTCATGTGGCTGGTGAGTTCGGCGGCTTGGGCCAAAGGTCTGTCCGACGTGAAGACGGCAACTGACCCAGATGAAGTGATCACTATGATTGCCGCCTGCGAATCTGAAGGGAACCACTGTCGTGAAGTCCACGACCCGGTCATGTCTGGACTCAACACCTCCGTGGTAAGACCATCGCTGAGCCTGACGCCTCTGAGGGTCAGGGCTGTCCGACCTGTGGTGAGGTCATCAGGTAGATGACCCTCTCAGGATCGTTTAAAGTTTTGGCGATACCCGAGTCAGAGAACTGACTAAAAATCTCTGTGCTACAGACACATTTTAGTCGCTACCAAAATAAAGGGTTTGTTTccttcatcctctcctcctcttcctcctcctcccctcttcctcctccaggcCTTCGGCTTCATTAACCTAGTCCTGTGGGTGGGGAACCTCTGGTTCGTCTTTAAGGAGACGGGCATCATCGCTCCCTTCATGCGAGCTCCGCCTCCTCAGGAGAAACCTGCTGCACCAGATGCttatggccagcagggggcgtaTGAACAAGACCCATACGCCAGCAACCAGGGAGGCTACCAACCTGAGTACAGCCAGCAGGGATACAACCAGGTGAGGAGCCCGGCCGCTAACTAACACTCACAGTGTGAACCAGGTGACTCAGAGCACACCTGGAGAATGAATCAATACATCCTGTAGTTAAAACAGTCCAGTTAATTCATTTGGTCCTGCTAATACAGTCTGAACCTCCAAACCCCTCAGCACCAGCTGCATTATCATTTAACTCaatacacacaaccacacactgcaaacacacagtctgtgtagcaggttaaaaaaaaaagcctctctGCTCTGCCTACGTGACGCTTCTCTGCCGTGCCCCATGGATCACAGCCGTTACACCTCCAGTGTATATATACACTCAATGAG harbors:
- the LOC125891939 gene encoding synaptophysin-like, whose translation is MDVVNQLVAQGQFRVLKVPLGFIKALQWFFAIFAFSTCGSYSGMFKIAVECKNRTYSDLRIEVEFEYPFRLHQVYFDAPTCKDADKERVFLVGDYSSSAEFFVTIGVFAFLYSTAALSIYVFFFDKYKENNKGPLIDLGVTAVFAFMWLVSSAAWAKGLSDVKTATDPDEVITMIAACESEGNHCREVHDPVMSGLNTSVAFGFINLVLWVGNLWFVFKETGIIAPFMRAPPPQEKPAAPDAYGQQGAYEQDPYASNQGGYQPEYSQQGYNQDAEYGQGYGQQGAPTSFSNQM